In Fodinibius saliphilus, a genomic segment contains:
- a CDS encoding Nramp family divalent metal transporter: MKKRFLNILFWAVISAAFIGPGTITTAAAAGAEFGYSLIWALMFSTIACIVLQEASARLTMSSGINLGEALKKYLHVSPAMSGLLGMIVGAVILGCAAYEAGNILGAVAGITLIFEIPTYWIVLAMGAIVLPLFWFGTVESVAKIMGVLVAFMGFCFLVTAITMKPDLGAVVGSLAIPKIPEGSSMLILALVGTTVVPYNLFLGSGIASGQDLKEMRWSLSIAIGLGGLISIGVLIVGTAIAGAFTFEGLAAALTEQMGSWASFLLGLGLFAAGLSSSITAPLAAAVTAQSVADNEDDDGKWAEDGRNFRAVWVGVLLIGLIFGASQVQPIPAIILAQALNGIILPMVAIALLILVNNRELMTSKAVNSNAINLLMSVVVFITIIIGVRNVARALSNTLPVELVNETYILITSLIISVLIIWPVYRTIQKLREK; this comes from the coding sequence ATGAAAAAGCGTTTCTTAAATATTTTGTTTTGGGCCGTAATTTCTGCGGCTTTTATTGGACCGGGAACAATAACTACAGCAGCAGCTGCCGGTGCAGAATTTGGTTATTCCCTTATTTGGGCACTTATGTTTTCTACAATTGCTTGTATTGTGTTACAAGAAGCCAGCGCCCGATTAACAATGTCATCAGGAATCAACTTGGGAGAAGCATTGAAGAAGTATTTGCATGTGAGTCCCGCTATGAGTGGACTGTTGGGTATGATAGTAGGTGCCGTAATTTTAGGGTGTGCTGCCTATGAGGCTGGGAATATATTGGGTGCTGTGGCAGGTATTACGCTTATTTTTGAGATACCGACATATTGGATTGTATTAGCTATGGGGGCAATAGTGTTACCATTATTTTGGTTTGGAACGGTGGAGTCTGTAGCAAAAATCATGGGCGTGTTGGTTGCCTTTATGGGATTCTGCTTCCTCGTTACAGCTATTACTATGAAGCCCGACTTAGGAGCAGTAGTAGGGAGTTTAGCAATTCCGAAAATCCCGGAAGGGTCAAGTATGCTTATTCTAGCTCTTGTAGGGACTACTGTGGTTCCTTATAACTTATTTTTGGGTTCAGGTATAGCGTCGGGTCAAGATCTGAAAGAGATGCGTTGGAGTTTAAGTATTGCAATTGGCTTGGGGGGATTGATTTCTATTGGGGTTCTTATCGTAGGTACAGCCATTGCCGGTGCTTTTACCTTTGAGGGCCTGGCAGCTGCTCTTACGGAGCAGATGGGAAGTTGGGCATCTTTTTTACTTGGTTTGGGGCTTTTTGCTGCAGGTTTAAGTTCTTCAATAACGGCGCCGTTGGCTGCTGCTGTAACTGCTCAAAGCGTTGCCGATAATGAGGACGATGACGGAAAATGGGCAGAGGATGGCCGTAACTTTCGGGCTGTATGGGTGGGAGTGTTATTGATAGGTCTCATTTTTGGAGCTTCGCAAGTACAACCAATACCTGCTATTATATTAGCACAGGCTTTAAATGGTATCATATTGCCGATGGTAGCTATTGCACTTCTTATCTTGGTAAATAACAGGGAGTTGATGACTTCGAAGGCTGTAAATTCAAATGCCATCAACCTTTTAATGAGCGTGGTGGTTTTTATAACGATTATTATTGGAGTCCGTAATGTAGCACGGGCACTTTCCAATACGTTACCGGTTGAGCTGGTAAACGAAACCTATATACTTATTACTTCGCTGATTATTTCTGTTCTTATCATCTGGCCGGTATATCGTACTATACAGAAGTTGCGCGAGAAATAA
- a CDS encoding PAS domain-containing sensor histidine kinase — protein sequence MSFLISSPPANEFILMDDRHKKQAYQLASIGHWEVDVVNNQLYWSDQIKRLHEVPLDYNPTLETAISFYAEGSPRKKVREIVTQAIEKGESFSFESKIITAKGNSRWVRALGETEMKDGQCIYVYGSTQDITDQREAEIEIQKVNQKLQDIVEHSTIMYYRHDTDHNITYVSPQSTRFLGCPPKQAMQKWTDFLTDHEKNRQGIKATEKAIKTGNPQPPYEQQLQRTDGKKIWVQVNESPVVENGETVEIVGSMTDITDLKEKQQQLKDKETQLRNIANNIDGMIMRYVLHPDGSDANPYVSDGVRDLFELPPEVVLESTEPVWAQFDEDHIDAVQQSVQKSAKTLKNWDKRWKIETPSGEEKWIHGRGTPKKLEDGVVLWDTILLDITDQHELEQNIKQQVNLLNHILDSLPGLFYMLDADGNYVRVNNNTEDFFGKSAEQLKGTNALLNVPPRKRDEAKQSIQQVFNQGYADLDTILIDGDGQEHHYHTNGSYVELNGRDYLIGNAIDITDRLKAEKENIVLLQEIHHRVKNNLAIISGILSLELDELPAKSQNRSALEHSVNRIQAIAKVHELLYQSSDLSKIKVKNYVSELVNTVIETLDIGKDFDIHFEIDEVEMNLNDITPLGILLNELLTNSFKYAFQDRQDGLITLDIKQQNEAYNIKYRDNGPGFEQSIFEKSETMGFTIIKVLLQQLDANYSIDPKNGFKINFTFEKRESGSHANI from the coding sequence ATGTCATTTTTAATTAGTAGTCCTCCTGCAAATGAATTCATTCTTATGGATGATCGCCACAAAAAACAGGCCTACCAACTAGCCAGTATTGGTCATTGGGAGGTTGATGTTGTAAATAATCAGCTCTATTGGTCAGATCAAATAAAACGTCTCCATGAAGTTCCATTGGATTATAACCCTACGTTAGAGACGGCCATATCTTTTTACGCGGAGGGCTCTCCCAGAAAAAAAGTGCGAGAAATCGTAACACAAGCGATTGAAAAGGGAGAATCCTTTTCCTTCGAATCTAAAATTATTACGGCCAAGGGGAATTCCCGGTGGGTCAGAGCCCTTGGAGAGACAGAAATGAAAGACGGGCAGTGCATTTACGTTTACGGGAGCACCCAGGACATTACCGATCAACGGGAAGCAGAGATAGAAATTCAAAAAGTAAATCAAAAACTACAAGATATTGTTGAGCATAGTACCATTATGTACTATCGCCACGATACCGATCACAATATTACCTATGTAAGCCCTCAATCAACCCGGTTCTTGGGGTGCCCGCCGAAACAAGCCATGCAGAAGTGGACGGACTTTCTTACTGATCATGAGAAAAACCGGCAAGGTATAAAAGCAACGGAAAAGGCTATCAAAACGGGAAACCCCCAACCTCCATACGAACAGCAACTGCAACGAACCGACGGTAAGAAAATATGGGTGCAAGTAAATGAATCGCCTGTTGTGGAAAATGGGGAAACCGTAGAAATCGTGGGTTCCATGACTGATATCACTGATCTAAAGGAAAAACAACAACAGCTCAAAGATAAGGAGACACAACTTCGAAACATTGCAAACAATATTGACGGGATGATCATGCGGTATGTTCTGCACCCGGACGGAAGCGATGCAAATCCGTATGTGAGCGATGGAGTACGAGATCTCTTTGAACTACCGCCCGAAGTTGTGCTAGAATCGACCGAACCGGTGTGGGCCCAATTTGATGAGGATCATATCGATGCAGTTCAGCAGTCGGTACAAAAATCGGCAAAAACCTTGAAGAACTGGGACAAGAGGTGGAAGATAGAGACCCCAAGTGGAGAAGAAAAATGGATTCATGGCCGGGGAACTCCCAAGAAACTGGAAGACGGAGTTGTACTGTGGGATACCATCTTGCTCGATATCACGGACCAGCATGAACTAGAGCAAAATATCAAACAGCAGGTCAACCTGCTAAATCATATACTGGACAGCTTACCGGGGCTGTTCTATATGCTCGATGCAGATGGAAACTATGTCCGGGTTAATAACAATACCGAAGATTTCTTTGGAAAATCAGCCGAACAGTTAAAGGGAACCAATGCTTTACTTAATGTCCCTCCTCGAAAGCGAGATGAGGCAAAACAATCGATCCAACAAGTGTTTAACCAAGGATATGCTGACCTTGACACCATTCTCATTGACGGAGATGGTCAAGAACATCACTATCATACCAATGGAAGCTATGTCGAATTAAACGGCCGGGACTATCTCATCGGTAATGCCATTGATATCACCGACCGGTTGAAAGCAGAAAAAGAAAATATAGTTTTGCTGCAGGAAATTCACCACCGTGTTAAGAATAACCTGGCCATTATTTCAGGCATCCTAAGCCTGGAGCTGGATGAACTTCCAGCTAAAAGTCAAAATCGTTCTGCCTTGGAACATAGCGTAAACCGTATCCAGGCAATAGCAAAAGTTCATGAGCTACTGTATCAAAGTTCGGATCTTTCCAAAATTAAGGTCAAAAACTATGTGTCTGAACTTGTAAATACTGTGATAGAAACTTTAGACATAGGAAAGGATTTTGATATACATTTCGAAATAGATGAGGTCGAGATGAACCTTAATGATATTACCCCTTTAGGTATATTATTAAATGAACTGCTAACCAACTCTTTTAAGTATGCTTTCCAAGATCGACAAGATGGACTTATCACGCTTGATATTAAACAACAAAATGAAGCCTATAATATAAAATACCGAGATAATGGCCCGGGATTTGAACAAAGTATATTTGAAAAGTCTGAGACTATGGGCTTTACCATTATCAAGGTGTTACTTCAACAACTAGATGCGAACTATAGTATTGATCCTAAAAACGGTTTTAAAATTAACTTCACCTTTGAAAAACGGGAATCAGGATCTCACGCTAATATTTAA
- the lat gene encoding L-lysine 6-transaminase, whose translation MSTTNQVDAAQVHDILQKHILTDGYDIVLDLDKSDGIYLYDSKNDERYLDFFTFFASNPLGMNHPRLANEEFQKKIGRVAINKPSNSDVYTEEMAEFLDNFDRVGIPDYLPHSFFISGGALAVENALKVAFDWKVQKNFEKGYREEKGHKVLHFEQAFHGRSGYTMSLTNTDPTKVKYFPKFDWPRIESPAMNYPATDENIRKTVQDEERAIAQAERYFEIYKDDIACIIIEPIQAEGGDRHFRLEFHQALRELADKHDALLIYDEVQTGVGLTGKFWAHEHYVKPDILAFGKKAQVCGILAGERIEDIDTNCFEVSSRINSTWGGNLVDMVRFGRILEVIEEENLVENAATVGNYLLEKLQNLEEQFEHVSNPRGKGLLCAIDFPNGHVRDAVIKECFENNLMILSCGPKTMRFRPPLNVTKDHIDEGLEIIEKSIKSAMKKCPALDA comes from the coding sequence ATGTCCACCACAAATCAGGTAGATGCCGCACAAGTTCATGACATTCTTCAAAAACATATTCTCACTGACGGGTATGATATTGTTCTAGACCTCGATAAAAGTGACGGAATTTATCTCTACGATTCAAAAAATGACGAACGTTACCTGGACTTTTTTACCTTTTTTGCCTCCAATCCCCTGGGTATGAACCACCCGCGATTGGCCAACGAAGAGTTTCAAAAAAAGATCGGACGCGTAGCCATCAACAAACCTTCCAACTCTGATGTATATACAGAAGAGATGGCGGAGTTTCTTGACAACTTTGACCGCGTTGGAATCCCGGACTATCTTCCCCACTCTTTCTTTATCTCCGGCGGTGCCCTGGCAGTAGAAAATGCCTTAAAGGTCGCATTTGACTGGAAGGTGCAGAAAAACTTTGAAAAGGGATATCGCGAAGAAAAAGGCCATAAAGTACTACACTTCGAACAGGCTTTCCACGGGCGTTCGGGTTATACGATGTCGCTTACCAACACCGATCCCACAAAAGTAAAGTATTTCCCCAAGTTCGACTGGCCGCGCATAGAATCTCCGGCTATGAATTATCCCGCTACCGACGAGAATATCCGTAAAACGGTTCAGGATGAAGAAAGAGCAATAGCACAAGCTGAACGTTATTTTGAGATTTATAAGGATGATATAGCCTGCATCATTATTGAACCAATTCAGGCCGAAGGGGGCGATCGTCACTTTCGACTCGAGTTTCACCAGGCTCTGCGCGAACTGGCCGATAAGCACGATGCACTGCTGATATATGATGAAGTACAGACCGGCGTTGGTCTGACCGGTAAGTTCTGGGCCCATGAGCATTATGTGAAACCCGATATCCTTGCATTTGGTAAAAAAGCCCAGGTTTGCGGTATCTTGGCTGGGGAACGCATTGAAGACATTGATACCAACTGTTTTGAAGTATCCTCGCGTATTAACTCTACCTGGGGGGGTAACTTAGTAGATATGGTACGCTTTGGACGCATTCTGGAAGTAATAGAAGAAGAAAATCTTGTTGAAAATGCTGCTACGGTAGGAAATTATCTGCTCGAAAAACTTCAAAACCTTGAAGAGCAGTTTGAACACGTCAGCAATCCACGTGGCAAAGGATTGTTATGTGCCATTGACTTTCCAAACGGACACGTTCGAGATGCCGTAATTAAGGAATGTTTTGAGAATAACTTGATGATCCTTTCATGCGGACCTAAAACCATGCGATTCCGTCCGCCATTAAATGTTACTAAAGATCATATTGACGAAGGACTTGAGATCATTGAAAAATCCATCAAGTCAGCAATGAAAAAGTGCCCTGCACTTGACGCCTAA
- a CDS encoding YjjG family noncanonical pyrimidine nucleotidase, with protein MPYQYIYFDLDDTLLNHKAAEQAGLQEVYNNFALFEEVSPSELIDEYHKVNSEQWGLYSRGKVDRSELQRNRFEKTLQNLELSASRYEEIGNYYMQCYRNHWQWVDGAKEVYLKIAEHYPVGILTNGFAETQRLKFEEFGFYESADHTVISEDVGVLKPDPRVFEHATEAAGVEKNKILYVGDSFSSDIEGGSQYGWNTAWFTSNGEPEKHAKADFVFKEFEQLEQLLELSNTQS; from the coding sequence TTGCCGTACCAGTATATCTACTTCGATTTGGATGACACGCTCCTTAATCACAAGGCAGCGGAACAAGCCGGGCTTCAGGAGGTTTATAACAACTTTGCACTTTTTGAAGAGGTTAGTCCCTCCGAGCTTATAGATGAGTACCATAAGGTAAATAGTGAACAATGGGGACTCTATAGCCGCGGAAAAGTCGACCGATCAGAACTGCAGCGAAATCGATTTGAAAAGACACTTCAGAATCTGGAACTAAGTGCCAGCCGATACGAAGAGATAGGCAATTATTACATGCAGTGCTATCGTAATCATTGGCAATGGGTAGATGGTGCTAAAGAAGTCTATTTGAAAATAGCTGAACATTATCCTGTAGGAATTTTGACAAATGGATTTGCCGAAACACAACGGTTAAAGTTTGAAGAATTCGGGTTTTATGAGTCAGCGGACCATACTGTTATTTCTGAAGATGTAGGGGTGTTAAAGCCCGATCCCAGAGTATTTGAGCATGCCACGGAAGCAGCAGGTGTTGAAAAAAATAAGATCTTATATGTGGGCGATTCTTTTTCTTCCGATATTGAAGGCGGTTCGCAGTATGGCTGGAATACAGCATGGTTTACTTCTAACGGGGAGCCCGAAAAACATGCGAAAGCTGATTTCGTTTTTAAGGAATTTGAACAACTAGAACAGTTACTGGAACTTTCCAACACTCAATCATAA
- a CDS encoding LemA family protein: MNIKTIIGLGVAALLFFYGVSVNNGLVNKQETVNQRWAQVENQYQRRADLVPNLVNTVKGAADFEKSTLTQVIEARSKASSIQVSADDLNNPQKLQQFQQAQKQLSGALSRLLVTVEKYPELKANENFRDLQNQLEGTENRIATERQRFNEAVQSYNTEIRLFPGNIFASILGFEKKAYFEADEGAEEAPEVNFSE, encoded by the coding sequence ATGAATATTAAAACTATCATCGGATTAGGCGTCGCCGCATTACTCTTTTTTTATGGCGTCAGTGTAAATAATGGACTTGTTAATAAACAGGAAACAGTAAATCAACGATGGGCACAGGTCGAAAACCAGTACCAACGCCGTGCTGATTTGGTCCCCAACCTCGTTAATACTGTGAAAGGGGCCGCAGACTTTGAAAAAAGCACGCTTACACAGGTTATTGAAGCACGAAGTAAAGCATCTTCTATCCAGGTTTCTGCTGATGACCTCAACAACCCACAAAAACTGCAGCAGTTCCAGCAGGCTCAAAAGCAACTTTCAGGAGCCCTGTCACGACTCCTTGTTACTGTAGAGAAATATCCTGAGCTCAAAGCGAATGAAAACTTCAGAGATCTACAAAACCAACTGGAAGGTACCGAAAATCGAATTGCCACAGAACGACAGCGTTTTAATGAAGCAGTCCAAAGCTATAATACCGAAATCAGGCTCTTCCCGGGTAATATCTTTGCTAGTATTCTAGGTTTTGAAAAGAAGGCCTATTTCGAAGCAGATGAGGGAGCGGAAGAAGCCCCCGAAGTTAATTTTAGTGAATAG
- a CDS encoding TPM domain-containing protein — protein MADKDLLTEEQEQQVISAIQKAENKSSGEIRVHIEEECESDALERAAQVFHDLGMDQTQRQNGVLIYIASEDHKAAVYAGKGIHTEVEEGFWSDVLDILIRHFKEDAYEEGIEKAVYKVGEKLVELFPHKKGDIDELSNEISYRDSNNS, from the coding sequence ATGGCAGACAAAGATTTACTAACAGAAGAACAGGAACAACAGGTTATTTCAGCGATACAAAAAGCTGAAAACAAATCTTCCGGTGAAATTCGCGTACATATTGAAGAAGAATGTGAAAGCGATGCATTAGAACGAGCAGCTCAAGTCTTTCATGACTTGGGGATGGATCAAACCCAACGGCAAAATGGGGTATTGATTTATATCGCCTCTGAAGATCATAAAGCGGCGGTATATGCCGGTAAAGGTATCCATACCGAAGTAGAAGAAGGATTCTGGAGTGATGTCTTGGACATACTCATACGGCATTTTAAAGAAGATGCCTATGAGGAAGGGATCGAAAAAGCAGTCTACAAAGTGGGTGAAAAGCTCGTGGAACTATTCCCTCATAAAAAGGGAGATATCGATGAACTCTCCAATGAGATAAGCTATCGCGATTCCAACAATTCCTAG
- a CDS encoding TPM domain-containing protein, which translates to MNRSRFFHTYIIPLFLCLFFLPTLLNAQDLPSEPTGHVSDFAKMLNRSEQQQLEMKLRNYRDTTTTVIAIATLQTLNNISIEETATTLFNSWKMWQGQKDNGILIVIAKEERKMRIEVGYGLEGVVTDVMAGRIIRNILTPDFKRGNFYEGLDRATSAIIQLASGEYIDQLTEKTSNDNDTISFIIFALFVFFVFYSAGRGGGKGKGKRRRTLGSGGFIFLGGGGGFGGSSSGGGSFGGFSGGGGFGSGGGGASGGW; encoded by the coding sequence ATGAACCGATCTCGTTTTTTCCATACTTATATTATTCCACTTTTCCTGTGCTTATTCTTTTTACCCACTCTACTTAACGCTCAGGATCTGCCATCTGAGCCCACAGGACATGTAAGCGATTTTGCAAAAATGTTAAATCGTTCAGAGCAACAACAACTGGAAATGAAATTGCGAAATTATCGTGATACCACTACCACTGTTATTGCCATAGCGACTTTGCAAACTCTTAACAATATTTCTATTGAAGAAACAGCTACTACTCTGTTTAACAGCTGGAAAATGTGGCAAGGTCAAAAAGATAATGGGATTCTGATAGTCATTGCTAAAGAAGAACGTAAGATGCGTATTGAAGTTGGCTATGGCCTAGAAGGGGTAGTCACCGATGTCATGGCAGGACGAATCATCCGAAATATTCTGACGCCCGATTTTAAACGCGGTAATTTTTATGAAGGTTTAGACCGCGCCACTTCGGCAATCATACAGCTGGCCAGCGGCGAATATATTGATCAGCTTACCGAAAAGACCTCAAACGATAATGACACCATCTCCTTTATCATATTTGCACTCTTTGTGTTTTTTGTCTTCTACTCTGCCGGGCGCGGTGGTGGCAAAGGGAAAGGTAAGCGTCGACGAACGCTGGGATCTGGCGGTTTTATCTTTCTTGGTGGAGGCGGCGGCTTTGGCGGAAGCAGCTCCGGCGGTGGCAGCTTCGGTGGTTTCAGTGGAGGTGGCGGCTTTGGTTCCGGTGGCGGTGGTGCCAGCGGAGGTTGGTAA
- the purL gene encoding phosphoribosylformylglycinamidine synthase subunit PurL: protein MSDTTITEPKVTLELAKDHGLTEEEFEMVKDYLGRMPTFTELGVYSVMWSEHCSYKNSILEIKKLPNEGPQMLVDAGEENAGLVDIGDGLGCVFKVESHNHPSAIEPYEGAATGVGGIHRDIFTMGARPIASLNSLRFGDLDTPRVRFLLDGVVRGIADYGNSFGVPMVGGEIYFDEKYEGNPLVNAMSVGIVKEDQTASAIAEGIGNPVIIVGSDTGRDGIHGATFASEEISEESEDKRPSVQVGDPFSEKQLLEATLEVIKNGGIVGIQDMGAAGISCSSSEMTAKGGVGMELDLDKVPAREEGMTAYELLLSESQERMLVVAEDGREQEIIDIYEKWDLNAVVIGEVVEGENVTYKKDGEVKADIPADSLVLGGGAPQYKRETKKPEYLEETQSFDIDSLDHPTDHKEIMSGLLGAANIASKRWVYEQYDTMVRTNTVNGPGASDSGVVRIKGTNKGLAVKTDCNGRYVHLNPRKGGQIAVAESARNVVCSGAKPMAITNCLNFGNPYKPEVYWTFKEALAGMGDACRTFNTPVTGGNVSFYNENPEMAVFPTPVIGMLGLIEDLENDRMTPEFKEESDSIYYIGAPRKGLGASEYLHTIHDLTTGDAPEIDLEFEGRLQKVLLEAIQRNLVNAAHDVSDGGLAITLAEMSMFGGKGATVSVDELGSNMHEVLYSEAQSGVVVTCSSNQKKTVESHFTDNDLPFIELGKVGGESDDFEISGLLTFTQDEMVSIYDNVIKAGMQQR, encoded by the coding sequence ATGTCTGATACTACTATTACTGAGCCGAAAGTAACACTCGAATTAGCGAAAGATCACGGACTCACAGAAGAGGAGTTCGAAATGGTCAAAGATTACTTGGGGCGTATGCCTACTTTTACCGAATTGGGTGTCTATTCGGTAATGTGGAGTGAGCACTGCTCTTACAAAAACTCAATCCTTGAAATTAAAAAGCTGCCCAACGAAGGGCCTCAAATGTTGGTAGATGCCGGTGAAGAGAATGCGGGTCTGGTAGATATTGGTGATGGCCTTGGCTGTGTTTTCAAGGTAGAGAGTCATAACCACCCTTCTGCTATTGAACCTTATGAAGGAGCAGCAACAGGGGTTGGTGGAATTCACCGTGATATTTTCACTATGGGTGCTCGGCCTATTGCAAGCTTGAACTCTCTGCGCTTTGGAGACCTTGATACACCCAGAGTGCGATTTCTGCTTGATGGGGTGGTAAGAGGGATTGCAGATTACGGGAATTCTTTTGGTGTACCTATGGTTGGCGGCGAAATCTATTTCGACGAAAAGTATGAGGGCAATCCGCTAGTTAACGCGATGAGTGTTGGAATTGTGAAAGAAGATCAGACCGCATCGGCAATCGCCGAGGGAATTGGAAACCCTGTTATTATTGTAGGATCTGATACAGGTCGCGACGGAATTCACGGGGCAACCTTTGCATCCGAAGAGATTAGTGAAGAAAGTGAAGATAAGCGACCTAGTGTTCAGGTAGGAGATCCATTTTCTGAGAAACAGCTGCTTGAAGCTACATTGGAAGTTATTAAAAATGGTGGTATCGTCGGAATTCAGGATATGGGAGCTGCCGGTATCAGCTGTTCTTCTTCCGAGATGACGGCCAAAGGCGGCGTTGGAATGGAGCTGGACCTTGACAAAGTTCCTGCCCGTGAGGAGGGTATGACTGCCTATGAGTTACTGCTCTCTGAGAGCCAGGAGCGTATGCTGGTTGTGGCTGAAGATGGACGTGAGCAAGAAATTATTGACATTTATGAGAAATGGGATCTCAATGCCGTTGTTATTGGTGAAGTTGTAGAAGGCGAAAATGTAACGTACAAGAAAGATGGGGAAGTAAAGGCGGATATTCCTGCTGATAGTTTGGTATTGGGCGGTGGCGCTCCCCAGTACAAGCGTGAAACCAAGAAGCCTGAATACCTCGAGGAAACACAGTCGTTTGATATCGATTCCCTGGATCATCCTACAGATCACAAAGAGATTATGTCCGGTTTGTTGGGGGCTGCAAATATCGCATCCAAGCGATGGGTTTATGAGCAGTATGATACCATGGTACGCACCAATACGGTGAACGGCCCGGGAGCTTCAGATTCTGGTGTTGTTCGTATCAAAGGTACTAACAAAGGGCTGGCAGTGAAGACCGATTGTAACGGGCGTTATGTCCATTTGAATCCCCGCAAAGGTGGCCAAATTGCTGTGGCCGAATCTGCACGAAATGTCGTTTGTAGCGGCGCTAAGCCGATGGCGATAACAAACTGCCTGAACTTCGGTAATCCTTATAAACCGGAAGTATACTGGACATTTAAAGAAGCACTTGCCGGAATGGGGGACGCTTGTCGTACTTTTAATACGCCGGTAACAGGTGGAAATGTAAGTTTCTATAACGAAAATCCTGAAATGGCAGTATTCCCAACACCTGTTATTGGAATGTTGGGACTTATCGAAGATCTGGAAAATGATCGCATGACACCGGAGTTCAAAGAAGAGTCTGATTCCATTTATTACATTGGTGCGCCTAGAAAAGGGCTGGGAGCTAGCGAATATCTGCACACAATTCATGACCTTACCACCGGTGATGCTCCTGAAATTGATCTGGAGTTTGAAGGACGTCTGCAAAAAGTATTACTTGAAGCTATTCAGCGGAACCTGGTTAATGCTGCACATGATGTTTCTGATGGCGGATTGGCAATCACTTTAGCTGAGATGTCGATGTTCGGAGGTAAAGGTGCAACGGTCTCAGTTGATGAGTTGGGATCTAACATGCACGAAGTACTCTACAGTGAAGCTCAATCCGGAGTTGTCGTAACATGCAGTTCTAATCAGAAGAAGACTGTTGAAAGTCACTTTACTGACAACGATCTGCCATTTATTGAGTTGGGCAAAGTCGGCGGAGAAAGTGATGATTTTGAAATTTCAGGCCTTTTGACCTTTACCCAAGATGAGATGGTATCAATCTATGATAATGTAATTAAGGCTGGAATGCAGCAGCGATAA
- a CDS encoding SDR family oxidoreductase gives MKDKIVLIVGGSGGIGSACGRVFAKGGATVVLAARNQQKAEEVAKEINDEGGEAYVIGVDVTDLASVSKMAREVIEDLGPTDVLVNAFGTAVIQPLLDIKPEDAKEMLDVNVYGTFLVTQTVVRYMATEKKGRVILFPGSVGKYPMKNSSIYSASKFAVTGFTKSLVEEHKRSGVKFTLMHLGGVDTPMWDSDTVNMRVQKKKMLSTEEVAKSVYYAANQPEGSVLNEITIQPESHQMV, from the coding sequence ATGAAGGATAAAATTGTACTAATCGTAGGTGGATCAGGTGGAATAGGAAGTGCATGTGGGCGTGTATTTGCAAAGGGCGGGGCTACCGTCGTATTAGCGGCGCGAAACCAGCAGAAAGCCGAAGAGGTGGCAAAGGAAATAAACGATGAGGGGGGAGAGGCCTATGTTATTGGTGTAGATGTTACAGATCTGGCTTCGGTATCAAAGATGGCGCGCGAGGTTATTGAAGACCTTGGGCCTACTGATGTTCTTGTAAATGCGTTTGGTACTGCTGTTATTCAACCTTTGCTGGATATTAAGCCTGAAGATGCCAAAGAGATGTTAGATGTAAATGTATATGGTACTTTCTTAGTTACGCAAACGGTAGTTCGATATATGGCTACGGAGAAAAAAGGAAGGGTAATTCTGTTTCCCGGCAGTGTAGGAAAATATCCTATGAAAAATTCTTCGATCTATTCAGCTTCAAAGTTTGCCGTCACTGGATTCACAAAATCTCTGGTGGAAGAGCACAAGAGAAGCGGAGTAAAGTTTACCCTGATGCACCTTGGGGGTGTAGATACGCCAATGTGGGACAGTGACACGGTAAATATGCGAGTGCAAAAGAAAAAAATGCTAAGTACCGAAGAGGTGGCGAAATCAGTGTATTATGCAGCTAATCAACCGGAAGGTTCGGTTCTTAATGAGATTACTATTCAGCCCGAATCACACCAGATGGTATAG